The DNA sequence CACATTTATTTGAGTACCCAAAGCCACCGAGGCTTTGGGTTTTTTTTATACAAAAATCTATTATTTATAAAGGGGAAATATGGATAACAGAGTAGCATTGATGGCAATAATTGTTGAGGACAGAGATTCTGTAAAAGAACTCAATGATTTATTGCATGAGTACGGAGATTATATTATCGGAAGAATGGGTATACCATATCACAAAAGAGGTATAAATGTGTTGTCAGTGGCTCTTGACGCACCAAATAATGTAATTTCAAGTCTGTCCGGTAAAATAGGGAAATTGTCAGGAGTAAGCATAAAAACCGCCTATTCAAATGTGGGTAATGCCAATGGCTAAAGATATATCACTGTATAGGACTGACTTTAAAAATACTGAATATGACAGACATTTAGAAATTGATAAAAGTATTGCTCTGATAGAAAGATTAGAAAAAGAAAGGAGTCTTAGCCTTAAAGAATACCAATATCTTGTAGAGAATTTGAACGAAGAGGTATTTGATTATATCAGTAAAAAGGCAAGAATTATAGGCGATGAAAATTACGGTAAAGATGTTTATCTCAGAGGCTTGATAGAAATAAGCAATATTTGCAAAAACGATTGTTATTATTGTGGAATAAGACATTCAAACAGAAATTGTGACCGCTACAGGCTCACAGAAGAAGAAATACTTGAATGTGCGGATGAAGGATACAGACTCGGTTACAGAACCTTTGTAATGCAGGGAGGTGAAGACG is a window from the Lachnoanaerobaculum umeaense genome containing:
- a CDS encoding TM1266 family iron-only hydrogenase system putative regulator — encoded protein: MDNRVALMAIIVEDRDSVKELNDLLHEYGDYIIGRMGIPYHKRGINVLSVALDAPNNVISSLSGKIGKLSGVSIKTAYSNVGNANG